The following is a genomic window from bacterium.
GTCGACGTGCCCGGGGTTCACGCGCAGCGCATCGGCGTACCAGCGGCGCGCCTGCGCCAGGTCGCCGCGGCGCGCGTAGATGTTCCCGAGGTTGTAGCGGTGCTCGTCCGCGCTCGGCGAGGGCAACGCGGCGGCGCGCTCGTAGCTCGCGATCGCCTCGTCCGTGCGGCCGAGCGCGGTGAGCGCGTACGCGAGGTCGTGGTGCGCCAGCGGGTTGCGGGGGTCGAGCCGCGCCGCGGCCTCGAAGGCGGCGGCCGCCGCCGCCCAGTCCCGGCGGCGCAGCGCCACGCGGCCGAGGTTGAAGACCGCCTCGGCGTAGGCCGGCCGCAGCCGCACCGCCTCCCGGTAGCTCGCCGCGGCCTCGTCGAGGGCGCCCTGCTCCAGCAGCACGTCGCCGAGGTTGTCGAGCGCCTCCGGGTACTCCGGCCGCAGCCGCAGCGCCTTGCGCAGCTCGGCCCCGGCCTCATCGAGCCTCCCCGCCCGCAGCAGCGCCACGCCGAGGTTCGCGTGCGGCCGCGCGACGGCCGGGTCCTTGCGCACCGCGTCCCCCCAGAGGGCGAGGTCGCT
Proteins encoded in this region:
- a CDS encoding tetratricopeptide repeat protein, whose product is SDLALWGDAVRKDPAVARPHANLGVALLRAGRLDEAGAELRKALRLRPEYPEALDNLGDVLLEQGALDEAAASYREAVRLRPAYAEAVFNLGRVALRRRDWAAAAAAFEAAARLDPRNPLAHHDLAYALTALGRTDEAIASYERAAALPSPSADEHRYNLGNIYARRGDLAQARRWYADALRVNPGHVDALIGLGGVALAEGRAGEADDLYRRALRLRPGSAEAADGLRRALAAPRSGGG